The following are encoded in a window of Palaemon carinicauda isolate YSFRI2023 chromosome 31, ASM3689809v2, whole genome shotgun sequence genomic DNA:
- the LOC137624739 gene encoding uncharacterized protein has protein sequence MRAFSDASTSGYGAVAYLTSNEDGCLKTSFLIGKARVAPLKATYIPRLELTAAAVAVNLGQKMTFELGLHLNEICYYTDSTTVLYYIRAERKRFPVFVAKRVRQIRDFSKR, from the coding sequence ATGCGCGCTTTCTCAGATGCCAGTACATCTGGGTATGGCGCCGTTGCATACCTAACCTCAAACGAGGATGGATGTTTGAAAACTTCATTTCTCATCGGAAAAGCAAGGGTTGCTCCATTGAAAGCAACATATATCCCACGGCTTGAACTCACAGCGGCCGCTGTAGCTGTAAATTTAGGACAGAAAATGACCTTTGAGCTTGGTCTCCATCTCAACGAAATCTGCTATTACACAGATTCAACGACAGTCCTTTATTACATCAGAGCAGAGAGAAAGCGTTTTCCAGTGTTTGTGGCCAAAAGAGTCCGTCAAATAAGAGACTTCAGCAAACGCTAA
- the LOC137624740 gene encoding uncharacterized protein: MKKAESNVVFKDGHFEIPLPFRNQNLMLPNNKILAIKRALYLKKKIQKDPKYHSDYINFIDKILQNDHAERIPDSLLTAKSGHVWYLPHHGVYNQRKPDKIRVVFDCSAKFNGISLNDQLLQGPDLTNSLIGVLTRFKEHQVAFTCDVESMFYQVKVPKHQYNHLRFLWWPNGDISKELEEYWMKVHLFGAVSSPSIANYGLRRVADEGNNLSSEVAHTIKRNFYVDDCLKSVPSATEASSLIAELTAACRGCGFRLCKFTSNDVSVLNTIPPDDRSKELKTRNINYDPLPTEHALGILWVVETDTFGFSVLLPDKPLTRRGILSIVSSIYDPLGFAAPFVLLAKQILQDLCKETNLAWDDEVPDDHQRRFKQWIIEAPNLQR, translated from the coding sequence ATGAAGAAGGCCGAAAGCAATGTCGTGTTTAAAGACGGTCACTTTGAGATCCCTCTCCCTTTCAGGAATCAGAACTTAATGCTGCCAAATAATAAGATCCTTGCAATCAAACGAGCACTCTATCTAAAGAAGAAAATCCAAAAGGATCCCAAGTACCATTCCGACTACATCAACTTCATTGACAAAATACTCCAGAATGACCATGCTGAACGTATCCCAGACTCCCTGCTCACAGCCAAATCTGGACATGTGTGGTACCTGCCCCATCATGGAGTGTACAATCAAAGAAAACCAGATAAAATTAGAGTGGTGTTTGACTGTAGTGCTAAATTCAATGGAATATCCTTAAACGATCAGTTGCTGCAAGGGCCTGATCTCACCAATTCTCTGATAGGTGTTCTAACCAGATTCAAAGAACACCAGGTAGCCTTCACTTGTGACGTGGAGTCTATGTTCTACCAAGTGAAAGTACCCAAACACCAATACAACCATCTCAGATTCCTCTGGTGGCCAAACGGTGACATATCAAAAGAACTGGAAGAGTACTGGATGAAGGTACACCTGTTCGGTGCAGTGAGCTCACCAAGTATTGCCAACTACGGACTTAGACGTGTCGCAGATGAAGGAAACAACTTAAGTTCAGAAGTCGCCCATACAATTAAGCGGAACTTCTACGTCGATGACTGTCTAAAGTCTGTACCCAGTGCCACCGAAGCCAGTTCTCTGATTGCTGAACTGACTGCCGCCTGCCGGGGCTGTGGATTCAGACTGTGTAAATTTACTAGTAATGACGTCTCTGTCCTAAACACCATCCCACCTGACGATCGATCAAAAGAGTTAAAGACAAGAAACATCAATTATGACCCACTGCCTACCGAGCACGCCCTTGGAATACTTTGGGTCGTCGAAACGGACACATTTGGCTTCTCAGTGTTGTTGCCAGACAAACCGCTGACAAGAAGAGGCATACTCTCCATAGTATCATCCATCTATGACCCCCTTGGTTTCGCTGCTCCATTTGTGCTGCTGGCAAAGCAAATACTGCAAGACCTCTGCAAAGAAACTAATCTCGCCTGGGATGATGAAGTGCCTGATGATCACCAGCGACGTTTCAAACAATGGATTATTGAAGCCCCGAACCTTCAGAGATAA